The sequence GCCGCCCAGCTGCACCGCGGTGATCCGCTCGCCGAGGATCACCGCCGCCCCCGCCATGGCCACCACCGGGATGGCGAGGGTCGTGAGCGACGCCATCGTGAGCGACGTGTGCTCGTGGGCCCAGTTCATGAGGTAGTGGCCGCCCCCCGGCCCGATCGCCAGCAGCACGACCCAGCCCGCCGTCCCCCATCCCGACCAGAGAGGCGCGCCGTAGGCCAGGGCCACCGGGGTGATGGTGAGGGCGGCGACCACGGTCACCGCCGCCTGGAACTCGAGGGTGCCCAACTCCCGGCGGGCCTGCTTGGCTCCCACGAAGTAGGCGGCCCACAGGATGAGGGCCAGGCCGGCCAGCGCGTCCCCGGCCAGGTTGTCCCCCCCGCCGGCGCGCCCGCCGGCCACCACGGCCACAGTCCCACCGAGGGCCACAGCGGTGGCGGCGATCACGTCGGGGCGGACCCGCTCCCCGAACAGCCGGCCCACCACGCACAGCACCAGGGCCGGCTGCAGGGCGGCGATGATCGTGGCGTTGGTGACCGAGGTCAGCTTCACCGCCGAGAAGAACAGGACGGTGTTGAGCCCGAAAGCCAGGCCGGCGGGGGCGGCCAGCCGCAGGGCCCGCCACGACAGCCGCCGGCGGCAGACGGTCGCCACGGCCACGGTGTAGGTGGCGCCGAACCAGAAGCGGTCGAAGGACAGCGACGGCCCGGTGAGGGCGATGAACTTGGCCATCACGTTGCCCAGGCCCCAGGACGTGACCGCCGTCCCGGCGGCGGCGATCCCGAGGGGGGACCCCGTCCCGGTCCGGTCCCGGCTCGGGTGCGCGGCCATCGGGGGAGAGTACGGCCCCACCTTCCGGGGCCGGAGGGATTAGGAGCGCCGGGGCGGCGGGCTCAGTTGGCCCCGGGGCCGTGGCCCCGGGCCAGGTTGACGGCCAGGTCGAGGACCGGTCGGAAGCTGGCGCTCTTCTCCAGATAGGCGTCGGCCCCCGAGCGAAGGGCCTCGGCGCGCAGCTCCTGGGACGACAGCGCCGAGAGCATGATCACCTTGGCCCGGGGGGCGGCCTCGCGGATCAGAGGGAGGGCGTGCACCCCGTCCATCTCCGGCATCATCTGGTCCAGCACCACCACGTCGGGCTGGTGCTCGGCGGCCCGCACGACCCCCTCCCGCCCGTTGCTGGCGTCGGCCACCACCTGGCAGCGGCCGTCGGCCTCCACGGCCAGCCACAGCAGGATGCGGATGTCCGGCTCGTCGTCGACGACCAGGACCCGCACCGGGGTCTCGGCGTCCGGCACGCCCCCAGGATCGGCCCCGGAGGCCGCGTTCTGAGGGGAGAGGCCCGGCGGGCCTACTTCTTGGCCTGCTCGAAGTAGGGGTTGGTGCCGGCGGCGTGGTCGGTCACGTCGACGACCGAGCGGATCTCCGGCACGGCCTCCCGGATGGCCACCTCGATGCCCTGGGTCAGGGTCACCGACGCCATCCCGCACCCCTGGCAGCCCCCGGCGAGCCGCAGGTAGGCGGTCCCGTCGTCGACCGCCACGAGTTGCGCCATGCCGCCGTGGGAGGCGATGGCGGGGTTGATCTCGTCCTCGAGGACCCGCAGCACGGCCTGGGCCACCGGGCTCGACAGGTCGGCCTCGGCGGGCGCAGCGGGCGCGGCCGACTGGGGACGGTTGGGGTTGACCAGCACCATCTCCCCGTCGCGCACGTCGAGGTTGGCGCCCCGGAGCTTGTCGACGCTGGCCTCGGGGACGACCACCGCCAGCCCGTCGAAGCGCTCGACGGCGTCCCCGGCGCCGGCGTCGGCCACCGCCTGGAAGTACAGGTCGTAGGCGTACTCCGACCCGGTGGCCCCGTTGACCTCGAGCCAGAGGGCCAGGGTCTCCGGATCGTCCTCCTCGGCCCGCAGGTCGACGACGGTCCGGAGAGCCTCATCGCTGACGGATAGCACACGCTCCTCCATGGAGTGGCCCATGATAGGGCCATGCCAAGGGTGGTCCTGATCCTTCCCAGCGCGACCTATCGCGCCGAGGACTTCCTGGCCGCCGCCGCCACCGTCGGGGCCGAGGTGGTCGTGGCGTCCGACCAGCGCCAGGCCCTCGGCACGGCGATGGGGGAGCGGGCCCTGGTGATCGACCCGTGTGACCCGGAAGGCGCCGCCGAGGCGGTGGCCGCCCTGGCCGCCCGCCACCCGGTCGACGCCGTCGTGGCGGTGGACGACGAGGGGGTGCTGGCGGC is a genomic window of Acidimicrobiales bacterium containing:
- a CDS encoding NifU family protein; protein product: MEERVLSVSDEALRTVVDLRAEEDDPETLALWLEVNGATGSEYAYDLYFQAVADAGAGDAVERFDGLAVVVPEASVDKLRGANLDVRDGEMVLVNPNRPQSAAPAAPAEADLSSPVAQAVLRVLEDEINPAIASHGGMAQLVAVDDGTAYLRLAGGCQGCGMASVTLTQGIEVAIREAVPEIRSVVDVTDHAAGTNPYFEQAKK
- a CDS encoding response regulator transcription factor, producing the protein MPDAETPVRVLVVDDEPDIRILLWLAVEADGRCQVVADASNGREGVVRAAEHQPDVVVLDQMMPEMDGVHALPLIREAAPRAKVIMLSALSSQELRAEALRSGADAYLEKSASFRPVLDLAVNLARGHGPGAN